In Lysobacter lycopersici, a genomic segment contains:
- a CDS encoding YdeI/OmpD-associated family protein, producing the protein MSGSADLPVRPFEDAAAFEKWLEKNASTAGLWLKIAKKDSGIASVTYAEALEVALCHGWIDGQKKSFDENCFLQRFTPRRARSLWSKNNIAHVERLIAAGRMRAAGLSEVEAAKADGRWDAAYHGAAKMDVPQELAIALAKNRKAKAFFDKLDKANRYAVCWRVQSALKPETKAARVEKLVAMLARGEKIH; encoded by the coding sequence ATGAGCGGGTCGGCCGACCTGCCGGTCAGGCCGTTCGAGGATGCCGCGGCATTCGAAAAGTGGCTGGAGAAGAACGCTTCGACCGCCGGCCTGTGGCTGAAGATCGCGAAGAAGGATTCGGGAATCGCGTCGGTCACGTATGCCGAGGCGCTGGAGGTGGCGCTGTGCCACGGCTGGATCGACGGGCAGAAGAAGTCGTTCGATGAAAACTGCTTCCTGCAGCGGTTCACCCCGCGCCGCGCGCGCAGCCTGTGGTCGAAGAACAACATCGCCCATGTCGAACGGCTCATCGCCGCCGGGCGGATGCGCGCCGCCGGCCTGAGCGAGGTGGAGGCGGCCAAGGCCGATGGTCGCTGGGACGCCGCCTACCACGGCGCGGCGAAGATGGACGTGCCGCAAGAACTGGCGATCGCGCTGGCGAAGAACCGGAAAGCGAAGGCGTTCTTCGACAAGCTCGACAAAGCCAATCGTTATGCGGTCTGCTGGCGCGTGCAAAGCGCGCTCAAGCCGGAAACGAAGGCCGCGCGGGTGGAAAAGCTGGTGGCGATGCTCGCGCGGGGCGAAAAAATCCACTGA
- a CDS encoding calcineurin-like phosphoesterase C-terminal domain-containing protein — protein MRPRFAASILLLAACAGASAGEDSSFDVLVFGDPQPQTAVDVDYFRRDIVEPLLGKQHAKLGISLGDIAADNPSLYPAVKLATGELGIPWLYVPGNHDIDADATSDAESLRSFHRAFGDDTFLRRTKLANFIGLDDVIAMPGRHPAYIGGFRPDQFDFLEKALPTLAKDKLLVIAVHIPLFEELGRDTFRDADRERLFALLQPFPHVLLLSAHSHAQRNVFHDAADGWHGAAPLHEYNVGAACGAYWSGVKDASGIPDATMADGTPNGYAVLTLKPGGDYALAWHNARDAADSQIGLHAPKVLRQGAYPAWGVYANVYMGDDDTRVEFRVDGGEWKPMKKVLQPDPNLLAGNARDDAADALRGYDRSPEAEPSPHLWRAALPTDLAAGEHTIEVREFDRWRGEQRAKTTYRLQDALP, from the coding sequence ATGCGTCCGCGCTTCGCCGCATCGATCCTGTTGCTGGCGGCCTGTGCCGGCGCGTCCGCTGGCGAAGACTCATCCTTCGACGTGCTGGTGTTCGGCGATCCGCAGCCGCAGACCGCGGTCGATGTCGATTACTTCCGGCGCGACATCGTCGAGCCGTTGCTCGGGAAACAGCACGCGAAGCTCGGCATTTCGCTGGGCGATATCGCCGCGGACAACCCTTCGCTGTACCCGGCGGTGAAGTTGGCCACCGGCGAACTCGGGATTCCATGGCTGTACGTGCCGGGCAACCACGACATCGATGCCGATGCGACGAGCGATGCGGAATCATTGCGAAGCTTCCATCGTGCATTCGGCGACGACACTTTCCTTCGTCGCACGAAACTCGCGAACTTCATCGGCCTCGACGACGTGATCGCGATGCCGGGCCGGCATCCGGCCTACATCGGCGGCTTCCGTCCGGACCAGTTCGACTTCCTCGAGAAGGCTTTGCCGACGCTGGCCAAGGACAAGTTGCTGGTGATCGCGGTGCATATCCCGCTGTTCGAGGAGCTTGGCCGGGACACGTTCCGCGATGCGGATCGCGAGCGCTTGTTCGCCTTGTTGCAGCCGTTCCCGCACGTGTTGCTGCTGAGCGCGCATTCGCACGCGCAGCGGAACGTGTTCCACGATGCAGCGGATGGCTGGCATGGCGCGGCGCCTCTGCACGAATACAACGTCGGTGCGGCCTGCGGCGCGTACTGGTCCGGGGTGAAGGACGCGAGCGGCATCCCCGACGCGACCATGGCCGACGGCACGCCGAACGGCTACGCGGTGCTCACGCTGAAGCCTGGCGGCGATTACGCGCTGGCCTGGCACAACGCGCGCGATGCGGCGGATTCGCAGATCGGCCTGCACGCACCGAAAGTGCTGCGCCAGGGCGCGTACCCGGCCTGGGGCGTGTACGCGAACGTGTACATGGGCGACGACGATACGCGCGTCGAGTTCCGCGTCGACGGCGGCGAATGGAAGCCGATGAAGAAGGTGCTGCAGCCGGACCCGAACCTGCTCGCCGGGAACGCACGCGACGATGCGGCGGATGCCTTGCGCGGCTACGACCGTTCGCCGGAAGCCGAACCTTCGCCTCACCTGTGGCGAGCCGCGTTGCCGACCGACCTCGCGGCCGGCGAACACACGATCGAAGTGCGCGAATTCGACCGCTGGCGTGGCGAGCAGCGCGCGAAGACGACGTACCGGCTGCAGGATGCCTTGCCATGA
- the hutH gene encoding histidine ammonia-lyase — protein sequence MKPIRLDGRSLTRAQLVEVAHGASVELDPAALENVARAADFLAGKVEQGQPIYGVSTGFGSNADKLLGGSDASIYARLQRNLIETHAVCVGEPFAPEVVRAMLCIRVNTLLRGHSGIRVQTLQALAAMLNAGVVPVVPQLGSVGASGDLAPLSHLAIVLIGGGEAFFGGERMPGSEALHRAGLQPVELTIKEGLALNNGTAQMLATGVLALQKLEDLLDTADIAAAMTLDAFAGRLGAYAEEVHALRPHPGQVHVAARLRALLAGSTLADIAYARVRDKKVQPQDSYSLRCVPQVHGAVRDAVAQAARVLEIELNAVTDNPLVFPEATDAPLDRQVISAGHFHGMPLALAMSYVKAAIPVLASISERRLNKLVDPATSDGLPGFLVGNEDGTESGFMIVQYTAAAIVNDLASRAMPATVYSIPTSANAEDHVSMGANEARHVLAMVDDLGKVLALELMTAAQALDLRVRMVEGEAHPGRAVAAAHAAIRERIAFLDRDRALDGDVRTALALVDDGSVLAAARAAG from the coding sequence ATGAAACCGATCCGCCTCGATGGTCGTTCCCTGACCCGCGCGCAGCTGGTCGAAGTCGCGCACGGCGCCAGCGTCGAACTCGATCCCGCCGCGCTGGAAAACGTCGCGCGCGCCGCCGATTTCCTCGCCGGAAAGGTCGAGCAGGGGCAGCCGATCTACGGCGTGTCCACCGGCTTCGGCAGTAATGCCGACAAGCTGCTCGGCGGCAGCGATGCCTCGATTTACGCCAGGCTGCAGCGCAACCTGATCGAAACCCATGCCGTGTGCGTCGGCGAACCGTTCGCGCCGGAAGTGGTGCGCGCGATGCTGTGCATCCGCGTCAACACGCTGTTGCGCGGCCATTCCGGCATCCGCGTGCAGACGCTGCAGGCGCTGGCGGCGATGCTCAACGCAGGCGTGGTGCCGGTGGTGCCGCAGCTCGGGTCGGTCGGCGCCTCGGGCGACCTCGCGCCGCTCTCGCACCTCGCCATCGTGCTGATCGGCGGTGGCGAAGCCTTCTTCGGCGGCGAACGCATGCCCGGTAGCGAAGCCCTGCATCGCGCCGGCCTGCAGCCGGTCGAACTGACGATCAAGGAAGGCCTGGCGTTGAACAACGGTACCGCGCAGATGCTCGCGACCGGCGTGCTCGCGCTGCAGAAACTCGAAGACCTGCTCGATACCGCGGACATCGCGGCGGCAATGACGCTGGACGCGTTCGCCGGGCGACTCGGCGCCTACGCGGAGGAAGTGCACGCGCTGCGCCCGCATCCGGGCCAGGTGCACGTCGCCGCGCGCCTGCGTGCGCTGCTCGCCGGTTCGACCCTGGCCGACATCGCGTACGCGCGCGTGCGCGACAAGAAGGTGCAGCCGCAGGACAGCTATTCGCTGCGCTGCGTGCCGCAGGTGCACGGCGCGGTGCGAGACGCGGTCGCGCAGGCGGCACGCGTGCTCGAGATCGAACTCAACGCGGTCACCGACAATCCGCTGGTGTTCCCCGAGGCGACGGACGCGCCGCTGGATCGCCAGGTGATTTCCGCCGGCCACTTCCACGGCATGCCGCTGGCGCTGGCGATGAGCTACGTCAAGGCCGCGATCCCGGTGCTCGCGTCGATTTCCGAACGCCGCCTCAACAAGCTGGTGGATCCGGCGACCAGCGACGGCCTGCCGGGCTTCCTCGTCGGCAACGAAGACGGCACCGAATCCGGTTTCATGATCGTGCAGTACACCGCCGCGGCCATCGTCAACGACCTCGCCAGCCGCGCGATGCCGGCCACCGTCTATTCGATCCCGACTTCCGCGAACGCCGAGGACCACGTGTCGATGGGTGCGAACGAGGCACGCCACGTGCTGGCGATGGTCGACGACCTCGGCAAGGTGCTGGCGCTGGAACTGATGACCGCCGCGCAGGCGCTGGACCTGCGCGTGCGCATGGTCGAAGGCGAAGCGCATCCGGGGCGCGCCGTCGCCGCAGCGCATGCGGCGATCCGCGAACGCATCGCCTTCCTCGATCGCGATCGAGCGCTCGATGGCGACGTGCGCACCGCACTCGCACTGGTCGACGACGGCAGCGTGCTGGCAGCCGCGCGCGCCGCGGGCTGA
- the hisS gene encoding histidine--tRNA ligase, with protein MIKPRTPPGVMELLPRDQIAFQRMLDAIRGGFERFGFLPVETPVMELSEVLLTKTGGETERQVYFVQSTGALEKQDEGRPELALRFDLTVPLARYVAEHEHELAFPFRRYQMQRVYRGERAQRGRFREFYQCDIDVIGKDALSPRFDAEIPAVIAAVFDALAIGDFTIQLNHRKLLRGFFEGQGIEGERQMLVLRELDKLDKRGQDAVRATLAGDGFGLSAEVVDKLMAFSRVHSNGHADALAKLDALGSGTLLFEEGRDELRAILDQLKALGVSENRYAINLSIARGLDYYTGVVYETTLNAYPQIGSICSGGRYDDLAGHYTKSKLPGVGISIGLTRLFYQLREAGLVATADSSVDVLVALMDDAMLADALALSQRLRAAGMNVETQLEPRKLAKQLQYANKAGIRFVAMRGEDEAARGTVAVKDLRRGEQFEANDAEIANALLKAKETGHA; from the coding sequence TTGATCAAGCCCCGCACCCCGCCCGGCGTCATGGAGCTGCTGCCCCGCGACCAGATCGCCTTCCAGCGCATGCTGGACGCGATCCGCGGCGGCTTCGAGCGCTTCGGCTTCCTGCCGGTGGAAACCCCGGTGATGGAGCTGTCCGAGGTGCTGCTGACCAAGACCGGCGGCGAGACCGAGCGGCAGGTGTATTTCGTGCAATCGACCGGGGCCCTGGAAAAGCAGGACGAGGGTCGGCCCGAACTGGCGTTGCGCTTCGACCTGACCGTGCCGCTGGCGCGCTACGTCGCCGAACACGAGCACGAACTGGCGTTTCCCTTCCGCCGCTACCAGATGCAGCGCGTGTACCGCGGCGAACGCGCCCAGCGCGGGCGCTTCCGCGAGTTCTACCAGTGCGACATCGACGTGATCGGCAAGGACGCGCTGTCGCCGCGCTTCGACGCCGAGATCCCGGCGGTGATCGCCGCGGTGTTCGACGCGCTCGCCATCGGCGATTTCACCATCCAGCTCAACCACCGCAAGCTGCTGCGCGGCTTCTTCGAAGGGCAGGGCATCGAAGGCGAGCGACAGATGCTGGTCCTGCGCGAACTCGACAAGCTCGACAAGCGCGGCCAAGACGCGGTGCGCGCGACGCTGGCGGGCGATGGCTTCGGGCTTTCGGCCGAGGTGGTCGACAAGTTGATGGCGTTCTCGCGGGTGCATTCCAACGGACATGCCGATGCGCTGGCCAAGCTCGATGCGCTCGGTAGTGGCACGCTGCTGTTCGAGGAAGGCCGCGACGAATTGCGCGCGATCCTCGATCAACTCAAGGCGCTGGGCGTCTCCGAGAACCGCTACGCGATCAACCTGTCGATCGCGCGCGGACTCGACTACTACACCGGCGTGGTCTACGAAACGACATTGAATGCGTACCCGCAAATCGGTTCGATCTGCTCCGGCGGCCGTTACGACGATCTCGCCGGCCACTACACCAAGTCAAAACTGCCTGGCGTCGGCATTTCCATCGGCCTGACTCGCCTGTTCTACCAGCTGCGCGAAGCCGGCCTGGTCGCCACTGCCGACAGCTCGGTCGACGTGCTGGTCGCGCTGATGGACGACGCGATGCTCGCCGATGCGCTCGCGCTCTCGCAGCGCCTGCGCGCCGCCGGCATGAACGTGGAAACGCAGCTGGAGCCGCGCAAGCTGGCGAAACAGCTGCAATACGCGAACAAGGCCGGGATCCGCTTCGTCGCCATGCGCGGCGAAGACGAGGCCGCGCGCGGCACGGTCGCGGTCAAGGACCTGCGCCGCGGCGAACAGTTCGAGGCGAACGACGCGGAAATCGCAAACGCATTGCTCAAGGCGAAGGAAACAGGCCACGCATGA
- a CDS encoding helix-turn-helix domain-containing protein: MPRPAKKSVDPLELFGQRLIQLRKAKAWSQERLALESGLARSYVGGIERGQRNIALLNIYRLAEALRVPPSALLEAPH; encoded by the coding sequence ATGCCCAGACCGGCCAAGAAATCCGTCGACCCGCTGGAGCTTTTTGGCCAGCGCCTGATTCAGTTAAGGAAGGCCAAGGCGTGGTCTCAGGAGCGCCTCGCCCTAGAAAGCGGGCTGGCCCGCAGTTATGTCGGCGGCATCGAGCGCGGCCAACGCAACATTGCCCTGCTCAACATCTACCGCCTGGCCGAAGCACTTCGCGTTCCTCCTTCGGCCTTGCTTGAAGCACCGCACTAA
- a CDS encoding transposase: MPRKQHTLQEIVQILAEGLNGKRIKREVCRRHGITEQTFYRWLKKYPRAKEAHDAVILSNKTGSLHLLQALSGAPDPSENSQEDCGISDPYEEPEDAPPWEQLITEGRETSIGETPTTPAVTYHTAFRDRDRTVKIHGRLPRGEFEFVQIALPKDLHRLLKKSVDGSLNQALIGLVRYALEALDRDGQTLHLFDASLPRPQLPSKKPRVKFLKDFNQ, encoded by the coding sequence ATGCCCCGCAAACAACATACGCTTCAAGAAATCGTCCAGATCCTTGCCGAAGGTTTAAACGGCAAGAGAATCAAGCGGGAGGTATGCCGCCGCCATGGCATCACCGAACAAACCTTCTATCGCTGGCTAAAGAAGTATCCGCGGGCCAAGGAAGCCCACGATGCCGTCATCCTCAGCAACAAGACCGGCTCTTTGCACTTGCTGCAGGCGCTGTCCGGAGCACCGGATCCCTCAGAGAACTCTCAGGAGGATTGCGGTATCAGTGATCCTTACGAAGAGCCTGAAGATGCCCCGCCGTGGGAACAGCTCATCACCGAGGGCCGGGAAACGTCCATTGGGGAGACCCCGACAACCCCAGCTGTGACTTATCACACGGCATTCCGCGATCGCGACCGAACAGTGAAGATCCATGGCCGACTGCCGCGTGGGGAATTCGAGTTCGTCCAGATCGCCCTCCCGAAAGATCTGCATCGATTACTGAAGAAATCCGTCGATGGCAGCCTCAACCAGGCACTGATTGGCTTGGTGCGCTATGCGCTGGAGGCCCTGGATCGCGACGGGCAAACCCTGCATCTATTCGATGCCAGCCTGCCTAGGCCACAGCTTCCCAGCAAGAAACCAAGGGTCAAATTTCTGAAGGACTTCAATCAGTAG
- the mobQ gene encoding MobQ family relaxase, whose protein sequence is MSIFHLSAQVIGRSSGRSSTAAAAYRAATRILDERTGEVHDFTHKGGVRESFILAPDTAAPWMHERDALWNGVERIEKRKDAQLAREIEVSLPHELSHERRRRLLIDYVIDEFVSRGMVADVAMHQPGKTGDRRNEHAHILLTLRHIDGNDFGSKAREWNDKDLIEKWRESWARRVNLALKEGAVSARVDHRSYKRQMLAQGINVELAPLATVHLGPQASTLERRGTRTAPGNLNREVAVINLELERIRCQARTPSEDPVSADPVSWHSDRMAQRYGKLRQQLRDVLGLSHLPAAEESRAEIARRRNDLPFIRALYLKKSKPLQMAILHMDEAKEGVSKIKRRINLLEEEGRELRRQARQCSAVLQWRQVHSLRSWLHDLGLLKTPAAQLIAAPELLQRQWEEARQAFGRLQSELQVAQMRQESAVQAWSKMLATVEDEAHQESAKSAWRVDNAASLADELQQVEASLRQQREASAPTLDSDNYDVHLGSGPTP, encoded by the coding sequence GTGAGCATCTTTCACCTTTCCGCGCAGGTCATCGGCCGCAGTAGCGGCCGGTCATCGACTGCGGCAGCCGCCTATCGCGCGGCAACTCGCATCCTTGATGAGCGAACGGGAGAGGTCCATGATTTCACGCACAAGGGCGGAGTTCGCGAGTCTTTCATCTTGGCTCCCGACACCGCGGCGCCATGGATGCACGAACGCGACGCGTTGTGGAATGGTGTCGAGCGCATCGAAAAGCGAAAGGATGCGCAACTCGCGAGAGAAATCGAGGTCTCGCTTCCACATGAGCTGTCTCATGAAAGGCGAAGGCGCCTGTTGATCGACTATGTAATCGATGAATTTGTTTCGCGAGGTATGGTGGCGGACGTGGCAATGCACCAGCCCGGAAAGACTGGCGACCGTCGAAACGAGCATGCACATATTCTTCTGACGCTACGTCATATTGATGGTAACGACTTCGGGAGCAAGGCCAGGGAATGGAATGACAAGGATCTCATAGAGAAATGGAGGGAGAGCTGGGCGCGGCGAGTCAACTTGGCGTTGAAGGAAGGCGCGGTCTCGGCACGGGTCGACCACCGCAGCTACAAGCGCCAGATGTTGGCTCAGGGCATTAACGTTGAACTGGCGCCTCTAGCCACTGTTCATCTCGGCCCGCAGGCGAGCACGCTCGAACGGCGTGGTACTCGCACGGCCCCCGGGAACCTGAATCGCGAGGTGGCAGTGATCAACCTGGAGCTTGAGAGAATTAGGTGCCAAGCAAGGACGCCATCCGAAGATCCGGTCAGTGCGGACCCGGTGTCTTGGCATAGTGATCGCATGGCACAACGTTATGGGAAATTGCGACAACAGCTGCGTGATGTGCTTGGGTTGTCGCACCTGCCGGCTGCGGAGGAATCTCGTGCGGAAATTGCCCGTCGGCGTAATGACCTTCCGTTCATTCGCGCACTGTACTTGAAAAAGAGCAAACCACTGCAGATGGCGATTCTGCATATGGACGAAGCCAAGGAAGGTGTTAGTAAAATCAAGAGGCGGATAAATTTGCTTGAGGAAGAAGGGCGTGAGTTGCGTCGGCAGGCACGGCAATGCAGTGCGGTACTTCAATGGCGTCAAGTGCATTCATTGCGTTCGTGGTTACATGACCTCGGATTGCTAAAAACCCCCGCTGCTCAGCTGATCGCCGCCCCTGAGTTGTTGCAGCGCCAGTGGGAAGAGGCTAGGCAGGCATTTGGCCGCTTGCAGAGTGAGCTTCAGGTGGCGCAAATGCGACAAGAATCCGCAGTTCAGGCTTGGTCCAAGATGCTGGCAACTGTCGAGGATGAGGCGCATCAGGAGTCCGCGAAGTCTGCCTGGCGCGTAGACAACGCCGCGTCCTTGGCTGACGAGTTGCAGCAAGTCGAGGCTTCATTGCGGCAACAACGAGAGGCGTCGGCACCGACTCTTGATTCTGACAATTACGACGTGCATCTCGGGAGCGGGCCGACGCCATGA
- a CDS encoding CBASS cGAMP-activated phospholipase: protein MTVIVEQGEDDPHDLTGSTPSAARPDSPFRILSLSGGGYRGLFTARILADLEERIGAPIATRFDLIAGTSIGGILALALALEVPAKQMVALFEERGDEIFKKRWSFLSYLRSPYTQASLATLLESDTLFGQRILGACTHRVIVPAINHTTGRPVLFKTPHHPSFSTNYKDRLVDVALATSAAPGFFPRHVFNNCQYVDGGLFANAPGLLALHEAEHFLGQQRPNLHVMAIGTMSAKFTVDPHRNRNGGALDWGGWKPANMPKRLFGVSISAQESLVHHLLGHAITPGQYHHLDEDLTDERARAVALDKTDGAAREILLGSAAECAKRALGNASILALLDRPAPKPTFYYGEHANSAQGA, encoded by the coding sequence ATGACCGTCATCGTCGAGCAAGGAGAGGACGATCCGCACGACCTGACGGGCAGCACGCCGAGTGCTGCCCGGCCCGATTCCCCTTTCCGCATCTTGAGCCTGTCCGGCGGTGGTTACCGCGGGCTCTTCACCGCCCGCATCCTCGCCGACCTCGAAGAGCGCATCGGTGCGCCGATCGCGACCCGCTTCGACCTGATCGCCGGCACCTCGATCGGCGGCATCCTGGCCTTGGCGTTGGCTTTGGAAGTGCCGGCCAAGCAGATGGTGGCGCTGTTCGAGGAACGCGGCGACGAGATCTTCAAGAAGCGCTGGTCGTTCCTCAGCTACCTGCGCTCCCCCTACACGCAAGCATCCCTCGCCACCTTGCTCGAGTCCGACACGTTGTTCGGCCAACGCATCCTCGGCGCATGCACGCATCGCGTCATCGTCCCGGCGATCAACCACACTACCGGGCGCCCGGTCCTGTTCAAGACGCCACACCACCCCAGCTTTTCCACGAACTACAAGGATCGTCTGGTCGATGTCGCGCTGGCCACCAGCGCCGCACCCGGATTCTTCCCGCGGCACGTCTTCAACAACTGCCAGTACGTCGATGGCGGGTTGTTCGCCAACGCTCCCGGCCTGCTGGCACTGCATGAAGCCGAACACTTCCTCGGCCAGCAGCGCCCTAACCTCCACGTCATGGCGATCGGCACCATGTCGGCAAAGTTCACCGTCGACCCGCACCGCAACCGCAATGGCGGTGCGCTGGACTGGGGCGGCTGGAAGCCGGCCAATATGCCCAAGCGCCTATTCGGTGTCTCCATCTCCGCGCAGGAATCGCTGGTCCACCACCTGCTGGGCCACGCGATCACGCCTGGCCAGTACCACCACCTCGACGAAGACCTGACCGACGAACGTGCCCGCGCCGTGGCGCTGGACAAGACCGACGGAGCTGCACGGGAAATCCTGCTGGGCTCTGCGGCGGAATGCGCCAAGCGCGCGCTCGGCAACGCATCGATCCTGGCGCTGCTGGATCGCCCCGCGCCGAAACCGACCTTCTACTACGGCGAACACGCCAATTCTGCTCAAGGAGCATGA
- a CDS encoding CBASS cGAMP synthase yields the protein MLKLHKLFLNAGHALSFDEVIEPTTTQWDTLVEAKNAIRDHLRASLRAASTELLGMDVKIGPRFRSQGSCVYRTLIQPAHSGQEMDWDFGVYLPVEIMDARPKTAAKTYFDIVEAALDQLCKKRGWSLDRSKKSCVRVKIAPWAHIDVPLYAVPASEFHTIQERALATAQLYSGTRDSVRLSESVDFAEMPEPFWQMIEGVHLATRAGEWLKTDPEEVARWYNDRVEQHGPQLRRVCRYVKGWRDYYWPDCDGPSSVSLMILVARNFVPRLRRDDLALEDAARAIYEGIGHDIYEPGIDGGETDFNRLDATQRKVAKAQAKDLLDQLSNSRHYASLNLARDAIRNVRGQFGSRIADDISFIELDDSADQVRRSSAAAVAPPLVGSNQSG from the coding sequence ATGTTGAAGTTGCACAAGCTGTTTCTCAACGCCGGCCATGCCTTGAGCTTCGACGAGGTCATCGAGCCGACCACGACCCAGTGGGACACCTTGGTCGAGGCGAAGAACGCCATTCGCGACCACCTGCGGGCAAGCCTGCGCGCCGCCTCCACCGAGTTGCTGGGCATGGACGTGAAGATCGGCCCGCGCTTTCGCAGCCAGGGCTCCTGCGTCTATCGCACGCTGATCCAGCCGGCGCACTCCGGACAGGAGATGGACTGGGACTTCGGCGTCTACCTGCCGGTAGAAATCATGGACGCGCGGCCGAAGACCGCTGCCAAGACGTACTTCGACATCGTCGAAGCGGCGTTGGACCAGTTGTGCAAGAAGCGCGGATGGTCGCTGGACCGCAGCAAGAAGAGCTGCGTCAGGGTCAAGATCGCGCCCTGGGCGCACATCGACGTTCCGCTCTACGCCGTGCCGGCCAGCGAGTTCCACACCATCCAGGAACGGGCCCTTGCCACCGCCCAGCTGTATAGCGGCACGCGCGACAGCGTGCGGCTGAGCGAAAGCGTGGACTTCGCCGAAATGCCCGAACCGTTCTGGCAGATGATCGAGGGCGTCCACCTCGCCACGCGCGCCGGCGAATGGCTCAAGACCGATCCCGAGGAGGTCGCCCGCTGGTACAACGACCGCGTGGAACAGCACGGTCCGCAACTGCGCCGGGTTTGCCGCTATGTGAAAGGTTGGCGCGACTACTACTGGCCCGACTGCGATGGGCCTAGCTCCGTATCGCTGATGATCCTGGTGGCGCGGAACTTCGTCCCGCGCCTGCGCCGGGACGACCTCGCGCTCGAGGACGCCGCCCGCGCTATCTATGAGGGCATCGGACACGACATCTACGAGCCCGGCATCGACGGCGGCGAAACCGACTTCAACCGGCTGGATGCGACGCAGCGGAAGGTGGCCAAGGCGCAGGCCAAGGACTTGCTGGACCAGTTGTCGAACTCGCGTCACTACGCCAGCTTGAATCTGGCGCGCGACGCAATCCGCAACGTGCGCGGCCAGTTCGGTAGCCGCATCGCCGACGACATCAGCTTCATCGAACTCGACGACAGCGCTGACCAGGTGCGAAGGTCGTCGGCCGCGGCCGTGGCGCCGCCGCTGGTGGGCTCGAACCAGTCGGGGTGA